The genomic window TTGCAGTGCAATGAGATGCCGCCCTTTTTTCGGAGCGCATTCGAGAGCAGCCGTTTGCGCCGTTCCCAGGTCTTCAGATCGATGAATCGCTCGTTGCCGCTCGCATTCCCCTTCTTTACGATATAGGGGTTCACGCTCGCCGATATCATCGGCATCCATTTCCTCTCACGCGCGCCCTCTTTCGCCGCTTCGACCACCGAGGCAAGCTCGTCAGCGATCGCGAGCACATCGCTGTCATCCTCGCCGGGAATACCGATGATGTAATAGAATTTGAAACGCCGGATACCGTGTCGTACACCCGTAAGCACGGTACTCCTGAGCACTGCGGCGGATATCCGCTTGCCGACGGCGCTTTTCATGCGCTCGCTCCCCGCCTCCGGTGCGATCGTTATCGTCACGGAACCGGAGCGAGCGATAACAGAAATACTTTCCTCATCAAGAAGTTCCGCCCGGAACGATGAGAACGATAATTGCCGGCCTGCATCGACGAGGCGGGAGATAATACGCGGGAAATCGGGGTGCGATGCGAGCGCCGTGCCCATGAGGCCTATGCGGTTTTTCTCAGTACGTATCGATGCCGCATGCAGGAGTATCTCATCCATAGGGAGATACCGCTCCGTGCGCATGCGCGGCACTTCGCAGAAACGGCAGGAGAACGGGCAGCCGCGATTGACCTCAAGCAGATAGGTATCAGGGAACACCGACTCGGGGAGCATATATATCGAATGCGCCATGCGATCGATCGTCGGTGCCGGGGGCGAGTGAAATATCGATGGCCGCTCGTGCTCCGCAAGCTGTGCAGCAGCACGCTCATACACTGACACATCAAAGCGGTCGAATTCACCGGCGAAGCCGCCGTCGAGAAGCGCATCAGCGAATGCCGCTGCTGATGCATAGGCAAAGCCTCCGCCGTAGAGTTTTACATCGGGGAGCAGTGATCGTATCGATGCAAGCTGCAAGAGCGATGTTTCAGAACTGATGGACACCAAAGCAGTATCGAATCGCGGTGCGGTATCGCCGTTGGCCGTTACCAAAGAGTCATTCTCAAAGAAAAGCGGCTCGACCATGATACGATCGGAACTGTCAAAACAGGATAATACCGACTGCCAGCCGAGATTGTCAGCTGTTGAACGGCGATCGCCGCAGATTATTATCGGGACAACGACCGCATCACGGCGTTTTGCCGGGGTCGGAGCGCAACGGACCGCCTTCATCGCGCGGCTATTTTTTCGCTTTCGCCATCGCTTCGTTTATTTCGGCGACCATCTTCTCAATGTCCTCGTCGCTCAAGCCGTGACCGCGGCAGCCTTCCTCGATGGTCTCCCATGTCGCCACATGGCAGCCGATGCAATGGAGGCCATACGACATCATTATCTTGGCGGAATCGGGGAACGTCTTCACCGCATCGCCGATGGTCATTGTTTTCGTTATCATGAATTCCTCATATCGTTGTGAATGATGTT from Spirochaetota bacterium includes these protein-coding regions:
- a CDS encoding radical SAM protein; this translates as MKAVRCAPTPAKRRDAVVVPIIICGDRRSTADNLGWQSVLSCFDSSDRIMVEPLFFENDSLVTANGDTAPRFDTALVSISSETSLLQLASIRSLLPDVKLYGGGFAYASAAAFADALLDGGFAGEFDRFDVSVYERAAAQLAEHERPSIFHSPPAPTIDRMAHSIYMLPESVFPDTYLLEVNRGCPFSCRFCEVPRMRTERYLPMDEILLHAASIRTEKNRIGLMGTALASHPDFPRIISRLVDAGRQLSFSSFRAELLDEESISVIARSGSVTITIAPEAGSERMKSAVGKRISAAVLRSTVLTGVRHGIRRFKFYYIIGIPGEDDSDVLAIADELASVVEAAKEGARERKWMPMISASVNPYIVKKGNASGNERFIDLKTWERRKRLLSNALRKKGGISLHC
- a CDS encoding DUF1858 domain-containing protein; amino-acid sequence: MITKTMTIGDAVKTFPDSAKIMMSYGLHCIGCHVATWETIEEGCRGHGLSDEDIEKMVAEINEAMAKAKK